From one Haloferax marinisediminis genomic stretch:
- a CDS encoding ABC transporter permease, which translates to MNYNLTGFYALLRREVLRFVRRPRNTFAPPFITNVLYFSVFGVILGERIDQIAGVPYILFILPGLIVLGAVSNAFENASFTIFHGRWNRYIEEALTSPLSYSSMVGAYIFASATRGLVVGVLIALIGLFFTAVGVARPFYLVAFMLVITLLFAAIGVVGGLWAEDWDDLTMMNQFILRPLVFFGGVFYSLNEIPELFRQASLLNPMIYMVNGVRYGFLGVTEVDPNLSLGILSALTLVIVGVDVALFRRGYGLTH; encoded by the coding sequence ATGAACTACAATCTGACGGGGTTTTACGCCCTGCTGCGGCGTGAAGTCCTCCGCTTCGTCCGTCGTCCTCGGAACACGTTCGCACCGCCGTTCATCACGAACGTGCTGTACTTCTCGGTGTTCGGTGTCATCCTCGGCGAGCGTATCGACCAGATTGCGGGCGTCCCCTACATCCTCTTCATCCTCCCGGGACTCATCGTTCTCGGCGCCGTCTCGAACGCCTTCGAGAACGCTTCCTTTACTATCTTCCACGGGCGCTGGAACCGCTACATCGAAGAGGCGCTCACGTCGCCGCTGTCGTACTCGTCGATGGTCGGCGCGTACATCTTCGCCAGCGCGACGCGTGGGCTCGTCGTCGGTGTCCTCATCGCTCTCATCGGGTTGTTCTTTACTGCCGTCGGCGTCGCCAGACCGTTCTACCTCGTCGCGTTCATGCTCGTCATCACGCTGTTGTTCGCTGCCATCGGCGTGGTCGGCGGCCTCTGGGCAGAAGACTGGGACGACCTGACGATGATGAACCAGTTCATCCTCCGACCGCTCGTCTTCTTCGGCGGTGTCTTCTACTCACTGAACGAGATTCCCGAACTGTTCCGGCAGGCCTCGCTCCTCAACCCGATGATATACATGGTCAACGGCGTCCGCTACGGGTTCCTCGGCGTCACGGAAGTCGACCCGAACCTCTCGCTCGGTATCCTCTCGGCGCTCACGCTCGTCATCGTCGGCGTCGACGTCGCACTCTTCCGGCGTGGGTACGGTCTGACCCACTGA
- a CDS encoding ABC transporter ATP-binding protein: protein MVRLFAEYGRKNLPFFVVGLLASVLNRLVGIVPALVLGVAIDAVFFQNTAYALPLVPESWIPATVTGQFWLSFWLVIVAFVAGVGLSWIQGLGLAVYSNRVQHTVRVDTYDVLQRLDMTFFDDKQTGQVLSILDSDVRNLRTFLDSTLSGGLQLVVSVVGIAGVLFYLNAQLAAVTLVAVPLLAVFTVWFMRTIRPMYRALRESVGALNTRIENNVAGMEVIKASTTEDYETTRVADASMDYYQRALAVVRLDYLYQPTMELLAGVAFAATFAIGGIWLIFGPPWPFTGELLVGEFVTFLFMTQRFIDPLSGAGRIVNAYENARASGERIFGLTDRDVTVQDSSETVDLGPVAGRIEFDDVSFAYGNGRPVLHDVSFAAAPGETVALVGPTGAGKSTAAKLLLRLYDTSDGAVRVDGHDVRDVSLKSLREAMGYVSQDVYLFDGTVRENLLYGAFDATEAEMVAAAQAAEAHEFVSHLPNGYDTRIGERGVKLSGGQRQRLSIARAMLQDPQILVLDEATSAVDTETELLIQRALSRLTTGRTTLVIAHRLSTIRHADTIVVLDEGRVVESGTHDELVAQGGLYATLWGVQTGDVGGVSADALDRLVDRIREGDVIEQGATTDGGED from the coding sequence ATGGTCCGTCTGTTCGCCGAATACGGTCGCAAAAACCTCCCGTTCTTCGTGGTTGGGCTACTAGCGAGCGTCCTCAATCGACTCGTGGGAATCGTCCCGGCGCTCGTCCTCGGTGTCGCCATCGACGCCGTCTTCTTCCAGAACACCGCCTACGCCCTCCCACTCGTTCCAGAGTCGTGGATTCCAGCGACGGTGACAGGCCAGTTCTGGCTGAGTTTTTGGCTGGTCATCGTGGCGTTCGTCGCCGGTGTCGGCCTCTCGTGGATACAGGGACTCGGGCTCGCCGTCTACTCGAATCGCGTCCAGCACACCGTCCGCGTCGACACCTACGACGTGCTCCAGCGCCTCGATATGACCTTCTTCGACGACAAACAGACTGGACAGGTGCTCTCGATTCTCGACAGCGACGTGCGAAACCTCCGGACCTTCCTCGACAGCACGCTCTCGGGCGGCCTGCAACTCGTCGTCTCCGTCGTCGGCATCGCCGGCGTCCTGTTCTACCTGAACGCGCAACTCGCCGCCGTCACGCTCGTCGCAGTTCCGCTGCTCGCCGTCTTCACCGTCTGGTTCATGCGAACCATCCGACCCATGTATCGCGCCCTCCGCGAGAGTGTCGGGGCGCTCAACACCCGCATCGAGAACAACGTCGCCGGGATGGAGGTCATCAAAGCCTCGACGACCGAAGACTACGAGACCACCCGTGTCGCCGACGCCTCGATGGACTACTACCAGCGTGCACTCGCCGTCGTCCGTCTCGACTACCTCTACCAACCGACGATGGAACTCCTCGCCGGCGTCGCCTTCGCCGCTACCTTCGCTATCGGTGGTATCTGGCTCATCTTCGGCCCGCCGTGGCCCTTCACGGGAGAACTCCTCGTCGGTGAGTTCGTCACGTTCCTGTTCATGACGCAGCGCTTTATCGACCCCTTGTCGGGCGCGGGACGTATCGTCAACGCCTACGAGAACGCCCGTGCCTCAGGCGAGCGCATCTTCGGCCTGACCGACCGCGACGTGACGGTCCAAGACAGTTCAGAGACAGTCGACCTCGGACCGGTCGCTGGTCGCATCGAGTTCGACGACGTCTCGTTCGCCTACGGGAATGGCAGGCCGGTCCTCCACGACGTGTCGTTCGCTGCCGCCCCCGGTGAGACGGTGGCACTCGTCGGCCCGACAGGTGCCGGAAAATCGACCGCGGCGAAACTCCTCTTGCGCCTCTACGACACCAGCGACGGTGCAGTCCGCGTCGACGGCCACGACGTGCGCGACGTGTCTCTCAAGAGCCTCAGAGAGGCCATGGGATACGTGAGTCAGGACGTGTACCTCTTCGACGGAACCGTCCGCGAGAACCTGTTGTACGGTGCATTCGATGCCACAGAAGCGGAGATGGTCGCGGCCGCACAGGCCGCCGAAGCACACGAGTTCGTCTCGCACTTACCCAACGGCTACGACACCCGAATCGGTGAGCGCGGCGTGAAGCTCTCGGGAGGGCAGCGCCAGCGACTCTCCATCGCGCGTGCGATGCTCCAAGACCCACAGATACTCGTCTTAGACGAGGCGACGAGTGCCGTCGATACCGAGACGGAACTGCTCATCCAGCGTGCCCTCAGTCGCCTGACGACGGGCCGAACCACGCTCGTCATCGCACACCGACTCTCGACGATTCGACACGCAGACACCATCGTCGTCCTCGACGAGGGACGCGTCGTCGAATCCGGTACGCACGACGAACTCGTCGCACAGGGTGGATTGTACGCGACACTCTGGGGTGTCCAGACGGGCGACGTTGGGGGCGTCTCGGCCGACGCGCTCGACCGGCTGGTCGACCGCATTAGGGAAGGAGACGTTATCGAACAGGGAGCGACGACCGACGGCGGTGAAGACTGA
- a CDS encoding amino acid permease gives MSAEGSELERTLGFVEAMTLGGGTMIGAGIFILPGIAAETAGPASSVSYAIAGFVALLAALSLSELATGMPIAGGSYHYVNRALGGLFGAIVGWGMWTGLMFASAFYMIGFGQYLVEPIPFLDGRVFIVGLGLVGLVLLLGVNYYGTEESSAFQNVTIGVETAIILVFVAVGVFFIDPGNLEPFAPFGPGGVVATTGIVFISFLGFEIIATVAGEIKNPGRIIPLSMILSVVLVTILYVLVMLVSTGVIPFESLGDSPIPVSDVAVTYLGPAGVVAIVFAAIIAAISSSNSSILAASRVIYAMGRDGVVTDWFNVSHPRFYTPHRAIAATGGLTAVLILVGLEVETIIALLAEAASFSFLVAYSLVHVSLVVFRRADPDGYDPSFALPRPLYPAVPILGVVLSLLVVSQMATVVVVIGSGIVAFGVVWYATYTRGRVVSEGLLSEAIRGRPAEPFRVVVPVSNPATQRGLLRLAAASAHANEDRGTPELVAVNVTPVAHPSPLQNVEADRFEHQRDLLNNAHDIAAEMDVTLRTRTVVAADVGEAILDVLEEEAADEVILGWDGTLGRDGHVFGATVDPVVRSARCDVSLVNLRNETVGTPVALVAPGHNAPVVAHQAAEFATVDGTVPTLLNVQSPRGRNDSNAKERGRSVVVDAAEAAGLAPDEYDIEVVVADDIGRAIVEATSQYDTVCVGLSGRTEGSRIPFGTVTERVVHDVPSNVALIRGS, from the coding sequence ATGAGCGCCGAAGGGAGCGAACTCGAGCGGACGCTCGGATTCGTCGAGGCGATGACGCTCGGTGGGGGGACGATGATCGGTGCGGGAATATTCATCCTTCCGGGCATCGCTGCTGAAACCGCTGGCCCCGCGAGTTCGGTCTCCTACGCTATCGCTGGCTTCGTCGCGCTACTCGCGGCGCTTTCACTTTCCGAGCTGGCGACTGGAATGCCCATCGCAGGCGGGAGCTATCACTACGTCAACCGAGCGCTCGGCGGACTCTTCGGAGCCATCGTCGGGTGGGGGATGTGGACGGGGCTGATGTTCGCGAGCGCGTTCTACATGATCGGCTTTGGCCAGTACCTCGTCGAACCGATTCCGTTCCTCGACGGACGGGTCTTCATCGTCGGCCTCGGGCTCGTCGGGCTCGTCCTCCTTCTCGGGGTCAACTACTACGGAACCGAGGAATCGAGCGCCTTCCAGAACGTCACCATCGGGGTCGAAACGGCCATCATCCTCGTCTTCGTCGCGGTCGGCGTGTTCTTCATCGACCCCGGGAACCTGGAGCCCTTCGCCCCGTTCGGTCCAGGTGGTGTCGTCGCCACGACCGGTATCGTCTTCATCTCGTTCCTCGGCTTCGAAATCATCGCCACCGTCGCGGGTGAGATCAAGAATCCCGGTCGAATCATCCCGCTGTCGATGATTCTCTCGGTGGTGCTGGTGACCATCCTCTACGTCCTCGTCATGCTCGTCAGCACTGGCGTGATTCCCTTCGAGTCGCTCGGAGACTCGCCTATCCCGGTTTCGGACGTGGCCGTCACCTACCTCGGTCCGGCGGGTGTCGTCGCAATCGTCTTCGCCGCCATCATCGCGGCGATATCGAGTTCGAACTCTTCGATACTCGCAGCCTCACGGGTCATCTACGCCATGGGCAGAGACGGGGTCGTGACCGACTGGTTCAACGTGAGCCACCCTCGGTTCTACACGCCCCATCGAGCCATCGCGGCCACTGGCGGCCTGACGGCGGTGTTGATTCTCGTCGGCCTCGAAGTGGAGACGATCATCGCGCTGCTCGCAGAGGCAGCGAGTTTCAGCTTCCTCGTCGCGTACTCGCTCGTCCACGTCTCGCTCGTCGTCTTCCGGCGAGCCGACCCGGACGGCTACGACCCCTCCTTTGCGCTCCCGCGACCCCTCTACCCGGCCGTCCCGATACTGGGGGTGGTGCTGTCGCTCCTCGTCGTCTCGCAGATGGCGACTGTCGTCGTCGTCATCGGGTCGGGCATCGTCGCCTTCGGGGTCGTCTGGTACGCGACTTACACACGGGGGCGCGTTGTGAGCGAAGGGCTCCTCAGCGAAGCGATTCGGGGGAGGCCAGCCGAACCGTTCCGCGTGGTCGTGCCGGTGTCGAACCCGGCGACACAGCGTGGGCTCCTCCGTCTGGCAGCGGCCAGCGCGCATGCCAACGAAGACCGGGGGACGCCCGAACTCGTCGCGGTCAACGTCACGCCGGTCGCACACCCCTCACCGCTTCAGAACGTCGAGGCCGACCGCTTCGAGCATCAGCGCGACCTTCTCAACAACGCTCACGACATCGCAGCCGAGATGGACGTCACCCTCCGGACCAGGACAGTTGTCGCCGCTGACGTTGGAGAGGCGATACTCGACGTGCTCGAAGAGGAGGCCGCCGACGAGGTCATCCTCGGCTGGGACGGGACGCTCGGCCGTGACGGCCATGTCTTCGGTGCAACGGTCGACCCGGTGGTTCGGAGCGCTCGCTGTGATGTCTCACTCGTCAACCTCAGAAACGAGACCGTCGGAACGCCGGTGGCGCTCGTCGCCCCTGGACACAACGCGCCGGTCGTTGCACACCAAGCAGCCGAATTTGCGACCGTCGACGGGACCGTCCCGACCCTGCTGAACGTTCAGTCTCCCCGAGGGAGGAACGACTCGAACGCCAAGGAACGGGGGCGGTCCGTCGTCGTCGACGCCGCCGAGGCAGCGGGACTCGCCCCTGACGAGTACGACATCGAGGTCGTCGTCGCCGACGATATCGGTCGGGCCATCGTCGAAGCGACCAGTCAGTACGACACCGTCTGCGTGGGTCTCTCGGGGCGGACCGAGGGGTCCCGAATACCCTTCGGAACAGTCACCGAACGAGTCGTGCACGACGTCCCGAGTAACGTCGCCCTGATACGCGGCTCGTGA
- the ggt gene encoding gamma-glutamyltransferase, with the protein MPEPAPDLDRFTSRRSTVYAPNGVVATSQPLAAQAGVEILSTGGNAFDAAVAAAAALNVVEPTSTGLGGDVFACYRTADGEVGAMRSCGGAPAEATRDTVRKAVAAEENVAADDVTMPETGAHTVTVPGTARGWEATLDRFGAKSLADVLQPAIHYATAGYPVTEVVAAQWQHGEDLFESDHARDAYLFDGAAPTVGQTVTLPKLGRTLERVADEGADVIYEGDIAAAIADEVQANGGFLTTDDLAAFEPEFVDPVSTTYKGVEVYELPPNNQGLIALEALNVADEVDAGDHPFGSAESVHRFAEAMKVAFHDGHRYITDPDYEEIPPLASREWAAKRAAEIGTEANHDVTFGVPDAHAEDADTVLCCVADAAGNVVSFINSRFAGFGSGLVAGDTGIALQNRGASFSLDADHPNRLEPGKRPFHTLIPGLLEFGSDDWAAFGVMGGYMQPQGHVQVVSNIVDYDLPAQAALDAPRWRYREDGTLAVEDRLAGSIGAKLAQKGHDVRVLPAAMFGGAQFARWDDGTLSGATEPRKDGQVAGY; encoded by the coding sequence ATGCCCGAACCCGCTCCCGACCTCGATCGATTTACCTCCCGACGGTCGACCGTCTACGCCCCGAACGGCGTCGTCGCAACGAGTCAACCACTGGCCGCACAGGCGGGCGTGGAGATTCTCTCCACTGGCGGCAACGCCTTCGATGCGGCCGTCGCAGCGGCGGCCGCGCTGAACGTCGTCGAACCGACGTCGACAGGCCTCGGTGGCGACGTCTTCGCCTGCTACAGGACGGCCGACGGCGAGGTGGGTGCAATGCGCAGTTGTGGCGGCGCTCCCGCCGAGGCGACGCGAGACACGGTTCGCAAAGCAGTTGCTGCGGAGGAGAACGTCGCGGCAGACGACGTGACGATGCCGGAGACGGGTGCCCACACCGTCACCGTTCCCGGAACAGCCCGTGGGTGGGAAGCGACGCTCGACCGCTTTGGCGCGAAATCGCTGGCTGACGTGCTCCAACCGGCGATTCACTACGCGACGGCGGGCTATCCCGTCACGGAAGTCGTCGCGGCGCAGTGGCAACACGGCGAAGACCTATTCGAATCTGACCACGCCCGCGACGCCTACTTGTTCGACGGTGCTGCACCGACCGTCGGCCAGACGGTCACGCTCCCGAAACTCGGTCGAACCCTCGAACGAGTTGCCGACGAGGGTGCGGACGTCATCTACGAGGGAGACATCGCTGCGGCCATCGCCGACGAAGTTCAGGCGAACGGTGGGTTTCTCACGACCGACGACCTCGCGGCCTTCGAACCCGAGTTCGTGGACCCAGTCTCGACCACCTACAAGGGCGTCGAAGTGTACGAACTCCCGCCGAACAATCAAGGACTCATCGCACTCGAAGCGCTGAACGTCGCGGACGAAGTCGATGCGGGCGACCACCCGTTTGGGTCGGCTGAGTCTGTCCACCGCTTCGCCGAGGCGATGAAAGTCGCGTTCCACGACGGACACCGCTACATCACCGACCCCGACTACGAGGAGATTCCGCCGCTCGCCTCCCGTGAGTGGGCGGCGAAACGAGCCGCCGAAATCGGGACCGAAGCGAACCACGACGTGACGTTCGGCGTTCCCGACGCCCACGCGGAAGACGCCGACACCGTCCTCTGCTGTGTCGCCGACGCCGCCGGCAACGTCGTCTCGTTCATCAACTCTCGGTTCGCCGGATTCGGGTCAGGGCTGGTCGCAGGCGACACGGGAATTGCCCTACAGAATCGCGGTGCATCCTTCTCGCTGGACGCTGACCACCCGAACCGATTGGAACCCGGAAAACGCCCGTTCCACACGCTCATCCCGGGACTCCTCGAATTCGGTTCGGACGACTGGGCGGCCTTCGGAGTGATGGGCGGCTACATGCAACCGCAGGGCCACGTGCAGGTTGTCTCGAACATCGTCGACTACGACCTCCCAGCACAGGCCGCGCTCGATGCCCCTCGGTGGCGCTACCGCGAAGATGGGACGCTCGCGGTCGAAGACCGACTCGCCGGGTCGATTGGCGCGAAACTGGCCCAGAAAGGCCACGACGTTCGAGTGCTCCCGGCGGCGATGTTCGGTGGCGCCCAATTCGCCCGCTGGGACGACGGAACACTCTCGGGGGCGACCGAACCGCGAAAAGACGGGCAGGTGGCAGGCTATTGA
- a CDS encoding ABC transporter ATP-binding protein: MASAIEIRDLTKSYGDVKALDGVDLDVPEGSFFGLLGPNGAGKTTFINILVGLVRKSGGTANVFGYDVEDDYREARDLIGLAPQEFNVDKFFPIIEILQTKAGYHGVPRDEARERAEEVLKRVGIYDKRDTRFDWLSGGMKRRFMLARALITDPDLLILDEPTAGVDVQLRHELWETIIDLNDKGTTILLTTHYIEEAERLCDEVAILDSGRIIEVASPEELMDRGTDDIVVQLRDAPAAVPDFAATDDRVESVELDGTRLVITAQQGGLVAPDVVQALDEAGHELVDLEISRTSLEEVFVEMTRQGEGRATMEVDQ; the protein is encoded by the coding sequence ATGGCATCTGCGATTGAGATACGAGACTTGACGAAGTCGTACGGTGACGTGAAGGCACTCGACGGTGTCGACCTCGACGTACCGGAAGGCTCGTTTTTCGGACTATTGGGCCCCAACGGTGCTGGAAAAACGACGTTTATCAACATCCTCGTCGGCCTCGTCCGCAAATCCGGCGGGACGGCGAACGTCTTCGGCTACGACGTCGAAGACGACTACCGCGAGGCCCGCGACCTGATTGGGTTGGCCCCGCAGGAGTTCAACGTCGACAAATTCTTTCCTATCATCGAAATTTTACAGACGAAAGCCGGCTATCACGGCGTTCCACGGGACGAAGCGCGAGAACGTGCCGAAGAGGTGCTCAAGCGCGTCGGCATCTACGACAAACGCGACACTCGCTTCGATTGGCTCTCAGGCGGGATGAAGCGCCGATTCATGCTCGCACGGGCGCTCATCACCGACCCCGACCTCCTCATCCTCGACGAACCGACCGCCGGTGTCGACGTGCAACTCCGTCACGAACTGTGGGAGACCATCATCGACCTCAACGACAAGGGAACGACGATTCTCCTCACTACCCACTACATCGAGGAAGCAGAACGTCTCTGTGACGAGGTGGCGATTCTCGACTCCGGTCGCATCATCGAAGTCGCCAGTCCCGAGGAACTGATGGACCGCGGCACCGACGACATCGTCGTCCAACTGCGCGACGCGCCGGCTGCTGTCCCCGACTTCGCGGCGACAGACGACCGAGTCGAATCCGTCGAACTCGACGGCACTCGTCTCGTCATCACTGCCCAACAGGGCGGCCTCGTCGCCCCCGACGTGGTGCAAGCCCTCGACGAGGCGGGTCACGAACTCGTCGACCTCGAAATCTCGCGCACGTCGCTCGAAGAGGTGTTCGTCGAGATGACCAGACAGGGCGAAGGCCGTGCGACGATGGAGGTCGACCAATGA
- a CDS encoding universal stress protein translates to MTHIGELRILVPVDVSGMESPPLDVLDHLGAVEVVLLGYFPVPDQAEPALLRDQYGPKATDRLDAVADEHGDPDEVLVFTHDREATIDRIADEYDCDAVLTAGRSTVVDRVLVPLRGDVNLDRILAVVADLLLAGNETATLFHSVAEDADPTQGELLLMGAVDRLVEYGVDRDRVDWRLSEGGDPQTDIVELGAEYDLVVLGETEPSLRERIIGDVLSAIVDALEVPALIVRDVE, encoded by the coding sequence ATGACACACATCGGCGAGTTGAGGATTCTCGTCCCGGTCGATGTCTCGGGGATGGAGTCGCCACCCCTCGACGTCCTCGACCATCTCGGCGCTGTCGAGGTGGTTTTACTTGGGTACTTCCCAGTGCCAGACCAGGCCGAACCGGCACTGCTCAGGGACCAGTACGGTCCCAAGGCCACCGACCGCCTGGACGCAGTCGCCGACGAGCACGGTGACCCCGACGAGGTGCTCGTCTTCACGCACGACCGCGAGGCCACCATCGACCGCATCGCAGACGAGTACGACTGCGACGCGGTGCTGACGGCTGGTCGTTCGACGGTCGTCGACCGCGTCCTCGTCCCTCTCCGCGGAGACGTGAACCTCGACCGGATTCTCGCGGTCGTCGCCGACCTGCTGCTCGCGGGCAACGAGACCGCCACCCTGTTCCACTCGGTCGCAGAGGACGCCGACCCAACCCAGGGAGAATTACTCCTCATGGGTGCCGTCGACCGCCTCGTCGAGTACGGGGTCGACCGCGACAGGGTCGACTGGCGGCTTTCGGAGGGCGGTGACCCACAGACTGACATCGTCGAACTTGGAGCGGAGTACGACCTCGTCGTCCTTGGCGAGACCGAGCCATCGCTCCGCGAGCGCATCATCGGGGACGTCCTCTCAGCAATCGTCGACGCACTCGAGGTCCCGGCGCTCATCGTGAGGGATGTCGAGTGA